The region GTGGGGTGGTTTGTTGTTGCGCATTTTTCTAATGAAACCTTGAGTAAGGTaagcatttcattgattttaattCCTAATTAAGGTGGGTAGCTCTGTTTGTTATTTAAGACATCTATATAATTCAATTGCAGATAGTCACGGTTTCTTTGTTGACAGATAActgattaagatttttattgcCATTCATCCTCATTCAACTCCAGTTCGTGCTACAGTCCAAGCATGGATTAGTAAGGATACTAGATTACATTTATTTAGCCATATTTTCACTGGAAGCAGACTGCTGGAGCAGCAAGTTTATCACATAGCAAGGTGTTTCTCATTAGCCATCTTGATGAAGCCACTAGAGCCGACGTAATTGTAGTCACAATCAGTATTGAGCTGGTTAATGTTGAACGGATAGAAGAACAGTTCACGGTTACATGTACTCTCGATGTCAAAAGGGCAGTTGATGAAACTCAGGCCATCTGCAGAGATACAGATGTTTATCTTAGAGAGCAGCGTCCTTTCTGAAGCCCCATCTGTTACTGTGACGCACTCAATATGGGTCGATAATCCGGGATTGGCCATGAGAGCGGTATTGATGTCTCGGAGCTTGTAGCTGGTGGAAGCTGAGGGTACAATGTTGTTAACTTGAAAGGCATTGAGCAAGTTGGCTTTTGCAGTCATATTGAACGCAGCTATGAAGTAGTCTGTTTGGTTGAGTTGTGAGCATTGACCGTACGCGCACCAGGTGTTGTTCCAGTTAGCGAAGCCGTTATTGCATGGGCAGCTCAAGTTACACCAGTTTGAGTAGAGGTCAGGGATTAAAGACGGCATCTATGAAGAGCATGGAGTTCCATCAGTTCATGGTTggcaaaacaagaaaacaattaatgtatttaaattatacataactaaatatttcattcaacactttttttttttgggtatagaGAAACAAGAAGTGGAAAAGCTCAGTGACATGAGTATGACCGGGTCCTTGTTAACAGAGAATCTGCATGTTGAGTTGCAGTCCTGGACGATCTGCCCAGTTTGGTCCAATGTCTTCAGGTCTTCAATCAAGAAATCGTTAGCTGGTTCCCCTGTTGTTGGCATGCAGCATTGTCCTGAGTAACAGAATGTCCCCGGCCACTGCAAACAGATTAATTTGATGTCATTGTTAGTGTTTTTCACATTGTTTGATGCTCAAAATCTTTAAAAGAAGGGGATGATATCATGATACCACGAGAGTCAAGTAGAGGAGATCGACGGCTGCACCTGACTTTGCCACTGCCGCTGTTGTTGTCACCGGGAAATATAGGCAGAGAATGCCAATAAATAATGCAAGCAGAGAGATAGTTTTTGATCTTGCTGccattatttgtttgattgaagGTTTAAGTGCAGAGGATGGCTTTGGATGAGATGAAGATGCATGCCTTCTTATAGTGACTCCGGTGGGGTCTGGTTGTGCTTTGTTGCTTTTGATTTTCAACGCCATGTATAGTTCATCACATTTTTTATAGCTTTCATGTTTGTCTTGTTTATTGTTGAAATAAGCATTATGAGCCCTGAATTGATAGCCCTGTTGATTACTTGTAGGGAAAAACTTGGAGATGAATAAGATCAAGCAGGTTTTGTTTCAAGCTTGGTTTGTGAATGTTAGGACTGAATTATGAGATGAATGCTATGAACTGCTTGGCCTGAGTTGAAAATTGGAAGAAAAGATTAAGAGCCTTGTTTGAAGTTAAAATGGAAAATGTTTGAAGAGAAAAACTTGGCACCAAACGGGCTCAGGCCGGATGGTTTCAAACTTGGTTTTGTTTATACAGAGAGGACGGGGTTTGGTAGGAAATGTCTTATATTCGCACAAAGTGGAATCATGGCTAGTCATTGGAATAGATGCAATGCATTCCAAGACCCAAAAATTGTACCAAATTCCAATATGGTGTTTTGTTTCCTccaatatgatttaattaattgattaaaatattattagaaaCTACTACCGCTAACAAATCTTTCTCaaacaattaataatagtaattaataaataaattcaacgTCGCAATGAGCATGAGCCTAGCTACTGATGATCATGACTACATCAATTGTTCTTATTAGTGCCATTTTAGGAggaatttgtaatttatttccTAGATGTATCCACCTCTAGTTAGTGCATATTATATACAGGCCGATTTTAGATATAGGTAACTAAGATCTATATTTAGGACCTCATGATTTTCTGGGATCTCACAATTTATGTtacagttttttaaaaataatattttaattttttatttattgttatcctatccaattttaaaattcttaattttttttaatactaaacttattttatgtaattgatttatgataatattaaaatacaataaattttgttttgtaatatttatgaCAATTGGCACAATATTAATATCTATTGGTAAATGAAGTTGATGTTGGAATTATAACTTGGGGGAAATTActctatatttaaattttttttatttattaattatcttatcaaataatcataatattagaaatcttaacttttttaaatatagaagtATAAGCCCAtgccattttatttttatttaaaataaaaatctcttcttttctcttgtttgcaaaattcttatttatttattttttagttttatcaaTGTCAATCAGTTTCATTAACTGCAATCAACACAAACTAGTAAGGGAAAGAGGTATGacttcaattttattatattatatttttatttttaaatttaagtttttttttcgtttttacTGTATCAAGTAGAATTTATTGGGTTTCCTCGTGATTTAGaatattaaagtttttaaataataattaatttaaaatatagatgTATTAATCTCGAGAGTTTTCTAAAATAAGAcacattttttaatattgatggtttggattaattttataaataaaaactattattgttttttcaaaaaCGAACAAAAGCACCactaaaagtttttaatttcatataaaaatcaaactaaTTTGGCTTCAATGGATtaaagttttcaaaattaaagttaatataaaataatttttacaatcaattatgtcttaaaaaaatcaaatggattGACCATTAATTTTATTGAGAAGAATTTAAAATctcaacttaaattttaaatttaataaataattttgtatttcggaaaacaagaaaagtggggttaattgagttttttttatgcattacATGCAAATCGATTAGAAAAATGATTAATGAAAGATCTCTTCTAATTTCTGtaagtttataattttattttttataattattaatcatgatttatattttttgtttttattatataatttattattcaataaaaataattttaaaaaattattgccCAAGGGTCCCATTTTCACTAAGAtcagttttaattaattatgttatttatgtACTCTTGTTTTTTTGTCCGTGATCTCTTTTTTTCTCACGTGTTTTGTATCtttgaactcattgtaatttttaattttatttattttgttaaataataataataattttgtcgTGGTTTGCGCACATGATTCATGATTGAGGAAAAGATTGTAGAACTCCGCCTGTTGTGTACTATCACTTTTATCCTCAATTATTTATGTACTGTCTTTTAGGCGAGGTTCCTTGCTTCATTTGAATCAAGATGAACACAGCCACCAGAAATTCAAGCATATTTAGTGGTTTAATGTTAATTTCTATGTGAGAATTAGttagatttaaaattaaatttgtgaCAAGTGTCCCGGGCCAATGAATGCAGATGTCAGTGGTTGTGTTAAATGTTAAAGTTAgtgtttaaaatttgtttaatgATGCGATTGTTAAAGGCGAGTTAAGAAGTTAAAATATGCttagtattttgatttatcATGAAATATATGtccttattaatattattatcttactgcattagaaaaatctttagtattataatattttgggtttatttgatatatattatattacatatAAATGTATAACTCTCACCTAGGACTTTATTGTGAtatttcataaaagaaaaaaaaaaaccattttattgtaatatataACCAACAAAAccatcattattttctttttatctctttCTATCCTCAAAATTTTTGATCTAGCAACCTTAATtcctaataaaaattttagttagCTTAGattcttcatttcaaattcaGTGATTAGCTCTTTTTGTAGTTTTGTTATTTCCTCTAGATCATTGCTTGTATTTATTGTatcattttcataaattagTCATAGCACAATTGCCATTAACATTTGATGCTTCATTAACTAGCTAGGTATGATCTAAATTGCTCTATGACAACCCATTACTAGACTAAATCACTCAAGTCATGCTTGAGGGGATTGTTTTAACTTTTGACCCATGCAAAACTTGTCATAGCTTATGTTCCATCTTTGATTTAGAGGTTGTATATCCTAGGGAAATATCCAAATTAATACATTTCTTCTATAGAGGCAATCATTTTTCAGATCGAATTGATGCATGCGCCAGTCAAGGTTTGCTACCAATAATTAATAGTAGTGCTCTAATCATATATCCATCTTGATTCTTGACCATTAgagaaaatgtttttttattaatctggGTCATATGTTTACTTTTACTCTTTAGTTACCAATCTTATATTACCAGCCGctttatatttcataaaaaatgccCATTTGCAtcccactatttttttttttaaatttttttaaatttagacaACAGACACAAAGTCCATTTGAACCCTAATAGGAATGGATCTCATTTGCTAAGGAAATTTTGAAGATAGACTATTGTTAAGAAGGGGTGAATTGCAGCATCTTAAATCTTCTTGGGACTTGCTGTAAAATTTTCagggatttattttaaattttgcaagGACACGTTGTTAATGATTTTATGAGTGAAGGGTTGATTTGGAATTTCAAAGGCTTGTATGCAAATATTTATGGCAAATCAGGGGGTTCAAAGAAACTTTGAGGACTTGATTGTAAAAGTTCTTAAGGATCACACAATAATTTAGCAAGAACTTTAAAGAGAAAAGGAGTAGGATCTTGTtagcaaagtgtaaagtataattctctaaataatctatctattttttcaaatttatctttttagtccctcaTTTTAAATTGTAACCTCTTATTTAAAATGAGGCATATCAATCTCTCTATTTTTATGGTTAGGGTTAGAGTTTAGTGTTTAGGGGGGTTGATttagttaaattaaaattgtagaaGGATCGAAAAATTACAGTTAaaaataaagggactaaaaaggTAAGTTTGGAAAATAGAGGAACTGTTTACGGAATTATACCAAGTGTAAATtgagctctttttttttataaaccctGCCAACTTATCCTCTTTGGCATTACTCTCTAATAAGTTGGATTGCATATAAGCATCCAAACTTCTCTTAGCGCCGGGAAGGAGATAGAGTGGAGTGATTCGGGGAGACATCAAGAGATGAAGAGGTTGTGACAGCTAGTGGCCGTCAGAAAGACACCAAGAGATCAAGGTAAGGCTTCATGTTGATTTTCTCTTCATGTTCTAAGATCTGTTGGTGTTgagttagagagagagagagagagagagcttgtGGGCGCATGATGTGGTGTTGATGGTTTGGAAAGATGATAAGGAAGATACTAAATGTGGTGGAGATTTGAGGATGATATATAGTGATGATGGAAATGTTGTTGTTGCGCATTTTCTAATGCAGCCTTGAGGAGTAAGGTAAGCACTCCATTGATTTTAATTCCTAATTAAGGTGGGTAGCTCTTTTTGTTATGTAAGACATCTATATAATTCAATTGCAGATAGTCATGGTTTCTTTGTTGATAAATAACTGACCAAGATTTTTATTGCCATTCATCCTTATTCAACTTCAGTTTGTGCTACAGTCTAAGCATGGATTAGTAAGGATACTAGATTACATTTATTTAGACATATTTTCACTAGAAGCGGACTGCTGGAGCAGCAAGTTTATCACATAGCAAGGTGCTTCTCGGTAGCCATCTTGATGAAGCCACCAGAGCAACGTAATCGTAGTCACAATCAGTATTGAGCTGGTTAATGTTGAACGGATAGAAGAATAGTCTACGGTTCCATGTACTCTGGATGTCAAAAGGGCAGTTGATGAAACTCTGGCCATCTGCAGAGATACAGATGTTTATCTTAGAGAGTAGTGTCCTTTCTGAAGCCCCATCTATTACTGTGACACACTCAATATGGGTCGATAATCCGATATTGGCCATGAGAGCGGTATTGATGTCTCAGAGCTTGTTAGTGGAAGATGAGGGTACAATGTTGTTGTTCATTAACACAATAACCTCATAACAATATCCTATGCGGAATGTTGAGGAGTTGTCCAGAGGAAAAATTTCAAGATTTATGTGCCATGAATTATATATAGTGCTATGAAATTTCATTCATGCTTGGTTCTCTTTtggttttgtgtgtgtgtgtgggggaggggGGGGGATACTTCTTTTTTAAGACAGTCTTGATGAGTTAAAGATAAGAacttcattaattttaattccTGATTCAGGTGGCTAGCTCTTTTTCGGTTATGTAAGATATCTAAATCATTCAATTGTAGATAGTTATTGTTACTTTGTTGACAGATAACTGATCCTAAAATTTTATTGCCATTGATCCTCATTCAACTTCAGTTGGTGCGGGACTACAGTCCATGTTGAGATACCTTAAATTCAATTGTGATGGTGACCCTATTCGAATTATGACTCGATTCGAATTCAGGGAGTTTAACCctaaattagaaaattcaatGAAGATATGTGGTGGGCTTTTGGCTTGGGCCTGCCCAACAGACTGATCCATTGTgggttatattatattatattattttattttattttggatatataaAGGGTTTTTTCTGTATCGTCTATACCAATTTTTACTtcgaaagagaagaataaaaaatctcTATCTCCCTGCCCGTGGACGTAGGTCACATCAACTGAACCACTTGAATCTCTGCTTGCTaatatttttcctttgttttcttctatATCATTGCTGTGTTTAACATAACAAGTGGCATCAGAGCAAGGTTCCTTGAATTCAACTTcgaatttagggtttttgggtttGCTGAAAGTATGGCTtctcataaattcaaaattaagaaGTTCAATGGATCGAATGATCTCACTCTGTCAAGATCAAGATGAAGGCGATTCTGGTTCAGCAGGGATGTGCGGCAGCGGAGttgaaggagaaggaaaattaCCAACGGAGTTGAAGGTGGAGAAGAAGACAGAGATTTTGGCTAAGGCGCATAGCGctattcttttgagtttaattgaTGTAGTTTTACGAGACATCATTGATGAAACGACTACGACAGGATTATAGAAGAAACTGGAAAGCAAGTTTTAGAAGAAATCCCTAACTAGCTGGTTATATCAAAAGCAACATTTGTATACCTTGAGGATGACAGAGAATATGCAGGTGAAAAATCATCTTGACAATTTTAACCGGATTATTCTAGATCTACAAGGTGTTGGTGTTAAAATTGATGATAAGGATCAAGCTATCATTCTTTTATGTTCTTTCCCAAATCCGTATGAGAATTTTGTTGATACTATGATGTATGGTAgagaaagtatttttgttagcGATGTGAAGGATGCTATGCATTCTAAGGAATTGAAGCGGAAGGTTTCTGGTCCCAAAGAAGACATTGCAGAAGAGGGTTTGATTGTTAGCAAAGGCAGAATCAAGGAACGGGATGGTAGGAGCAGGGGAAAATCACGTTCCAAATAGAGACCTGGAGGATAACGTTGTTTTTTCTGTAAAAAAAAGGTCACTTCAGGAAGGATTGCCCACAGAGAAAGAAGGgaaatgagaataaagaatTAAGTAGTAATGCCAGTACATCTATAGTATAGAAAGGAGTTACAGTGAcgcaagataatgatgatgtaGCTTTAGATAGTTCTGATGAAGGCGTGGGCAGTGATGTTTTAACTGTCAGTATTTTAGGTTTTACAAATACTTGGGTATTGGACACTAGAGCATTTATCATATGACATTCTCAAAGGAATTGTTCACTCCTTTCAAGGAATGGAAGGGTAGTGTGCATTTGGGTGATGATTAGGAGCTTAGTGTTGAAGGCAGTGGTTCTGTATAGATTAAGATGCATGATGGATTAGTCAGAACATTTGATGCATGGTATGTTCCTAGTCTATGCAAGAACTTGATTGCTATTGGTACCCTAGCAAAATAGGGGTACAGTTTCTCTGGTGATGGTGAGCAATTGAGAGTTTCTAAGGGTGCTCTAGTAGTCATGAAGGGTAAATTACAACATGGTATTTACTTATTGATGGGCAGTTCAGTGATGGGAACAATGGTTGTATCTCATTTCTCATAGCAGCATAGTGATAGAACAGAATTATAACATTATAGATTGGGTCACATGAGTTAAAAGGGGCTTGCAGTGTTTGAGCAAACAAGGATTGTTGGGTGGTGCAGAAActggaaaattgaaattttgTGTTATGGGAAAGCAACACATGGTGAAATTCAGCTCTGGGGAGTACACTTCAACTGGTATTCTTGATTATATTCATTCAGATTTGTGGAGTCCCTCTTTAGTTGATCTCATGGCAGATGTAGGTACTTCATTACTTTCATTGACGATTATTCTAGAAAGGCCTGGGTATATATTCTGATATCAAAGGATGAGGTTGTTGGGCGGTTCAAGGAGTGGAAGACTATGGTTGAAAAATGGCAGGAAAACAAGTCAAGACACTTAGAACCGATAATGGTTTGGAATTTTGTAATTAACCATTTGATGAGTTTTGCAAGAAAGAAGGTATAGTGAGGCACCACACTATATGACATACACCATAGCAGAATAGAGTTATAGAACGCATGAACCAAACACTCTTACAATGTACTTGATGCATGCGATTAAGTGCTGTCTCTAAGCAATTTTGGGCTGAAACAGTTAATACTGCTTGTTATCGGGTGaatagatctccatcaactGCAATTGATTTGAAGACTCCTCAAGAGGTATGGTTCgataaacctttttattattctgGCCTGCGTATATTTGGTTGTCTTGCTTATGCTCATGTGAATGATGGTAAATTTGAGCCAAGGGCAATGAAATGCATATTTCTAGTGTATGTTGTTGGAGTTAAGGGATATAGATTCTGGTGCactgaaaaagataaaactccaaaatttattattagcaGAGATGTTACTTTTGATGAATCTGCTATGTTTGGTCAGAGAGAGGAGCTTGATAATCTTACAGGTAATAAAGATTAGGGTGCTAACCAGAAGGTGGAGTTtgagattgaatctcaaaaAGGAATAGAAGAAACTGTTGAATCATAGAGTATAGCAGCAAGGAGACCAAGAAGGGAAATTAGAAAGCCTTTGGGGTATGTAGATTGTGTGAATATTGTTGATACTAACTCTATTGCTTATTCCTTGGGAGTAGGAGAACATATTGATTCTGATGAACCGAGGTCATATAAAGAGGTAGTGTAGCGTAAAGAAGCATCAGAATGGTTGATTGCCATGAAACAAGAGATACAATCTCTAGCAAAGAATGAAACCTGGGAACTAGTTTCATTACCAAAGGGTGTAAAACCAGTGGGATGCAAATAGGTGttcaagaagaaagaagggatTCTTGGAGTTAAGCCATCGATGTTCAAAGCAAGGCTTGTGGCAAAGGGTTTCTCACAGAAGGAGGAAATTGATTATGATAAAGTTTTCTCACCAGTTGTGAAGCACAAAACAATTCGGGTTATTCTAGCCATTGTAAGTGCTTTTAATTTGGAGTTAGAACAACTTGATGTCAAAACTGCTTTTTTTACATGGGAATCTAAAGGAATAGATTTATATGTCACAACCAGAGGGATTTTTTGTTTCCGGAAAGGAAGACAATGTACATTTTCTAGAAAGATCTTCGTATAGTTAGGTTGAAGCATTCTTCGAGGTAGTGGTATAAAAGGTTTAATGTATTCATGGTTTCTCATGATTTTGTGCGTAATAAGTATAATAATTGTGTTTACTCTAAAAAGCTTCTAGATAGTTCCTTTATATATCTGTTGTTATACGTGGATGACATGTTGATTGCAGTTAAGAATAAAGTTGAAATTGATAGCTTGAAGGCATTGTTGAGCaatgagtttgaaatgaaaaatttaggTGCAGCCAAGAAAATGTTGGGCATGGAGATTTGGAGAGACATTATATGTTTGAAATTGAAAGCAGGACTGTTATATGTTTCTCAGCAGAAGTGCATTAAAAAGTTGCTGTAGTCTTTTCAGATGGAACACTCAAAGTTGGTTAGTACTCCTTTGGTAGCACACTTTAAATTTGATGCTAATGTTTTACCTAGTACAAATAATGAGAAGGATTACATGAGTAGAGTCCCTTATTGTAGTGATGTTGGCAGCTTGATGTATGGAATTATATGTATTAGGGCAAATTTGGCTCATGCAGTTAGTATGGTAAGTAGGTTTATGAGTAATCCAGGGAAGGCTCATTGGGAGGCAATTAAATGGATTATGTGATATCTGAAAGGTATGAGTGATATTTGCTTTATTTATGGTACATGGTTGTACTGGTGGTCTTGTTGGTTATACAGATTCTGACTATATTGGAGACCTTATTAAGAGGAGATCTCTAATTTGCTATATCTTTACCCTATTTGGGTGTGCCATCAGTTGGAAAGCAACACTTTAGTCTATAGTTGTTTTGTCTACCACTGAAGCAGAATACATGCCATTGACAGAAAGGGTGAAGGAAGGCATGTGATTGTATGGTATTATTGATAGTTTGGCCTTGAATGTGCAAAGACCAATTATTTATTGTGACATTCAGAGTGCATTAAGCTTGGCAAGAAATCCAGCCTATCATGAAAGATCAAAGCATATTGATGTCAGGTTGAACTTCATTCGGGATATTATTGAAGGCTCTCCATAGAGAAAATAGCTACAACAAATAATCCAGCAGATATGTTGACAAAGCCTTTGCCTCTAGAAAAGTTCAAGCATAGCTTGGACTTGGTGAATATTAGCACAGCATGAGGCCCTTCAGGGGCATGGATGCTAGAGAGATGTTCTTGGTTCTTGATGCAAGGGAAAATTCAAGTTAAGGTGGAGAATtgttgagatgccttgaattTGAGTGTGATGGTGACCCTATTCAAATTATGACTCGACCCGAATTCAGGGAGTTTAACCctaaattagaaaattcaatGAAGATATGTGATGGGCTTTTAACTTGGGTCTACCCAACAGACTGATCCATtgtgggttatattattttattttaattcggatatatataggttttttcTGTATCATCTGCATCAATTTTTCTctcgaaagagaagaataaaaaatctcTATTCCCCTACTCCTGCACGTAGGTCACATCGACCGAACCACGTAAAAACCACGTAAATCTCTATGTGCTACTATATTTCCTTTGTTTTCCTCCATATTATGGGTAAGTTTTACTGGTGAccacaaatgtttcatcattataataCTGTagccacaaatatttttttgtaacgttgtggccacaaaactattctccgGTCGCActgatggccacaaatgtttttttggtaacgttgtggccacaaagGCTTCCTACGTGGATCATGTGTTTTGTGGCCAtaatgttacaaaaaaaatatttgtggctATTGCGctataatgataaaatatttatggCCACCAGTGAAACTTAACTCCATATTATTTCTGTGTTTGGCATAACACTACATGCATAAATTATGTGAGGATACTAGATTACATTTATTCAGCCATAATATCACTAGAAGCGGATTGGACTGCTAGCTGAAGCAGCAAATTTATCACATAGTAAGGTGCTTCTCAGTAGGCATCTTGATGAGGTCACCAGAGCCAACATAATCGTAGTCACATTCAGTATTGAGCTGGTTAATGTAGAAAGGATAGAACCACAGCTCAGAGTCACATGTTTGCTTGACGTCGAAAGGGCAGTTGATAAAACTCAGGCCATCTGTGGAGATACAGAAACTAATCTTAGAGAGCAGCGAAGCCCCGTCTGTTTTTGTGACACACTCAACATGAGCTGATAAGCTGAGATTGGCCAGAGCGGTATTGATCTCTTTGAGCTTGTAGACGGCGGAAGATGAGGGTACAATGTTGTTAACTTGAAAGACTTTGAGTAAGTTGGCTTTTGCAGTCATATTGAACGCAGCTATGAAGTAGTCTGTTTGGTTGAGTTGTGAGCATTGACCGTACGCGCACCAGGTGTTGTTCCAGTTAGCGAAGCCGTTGTTGCATGGGCAGCTCAAGTTACACCAGTTTGAGTAGAGGTCAGGGATTAAAGACGGCATCTATGAAGAGAATGAAGTTCCATCAGTTAATGGTTGGCAAAACAAGATAACAATATgtatttaaattaaacataactaaatttttcattcaacacttttttttttcgttaTAGAGAAACAAGAAGTGGAAAAGCTCAGTGACATGAGTATGACCGGGTCCTTATTAACAGAGAATCTGCATGTTGAGTTGCAGTCCTGGACGATCTGTCCAGTTTGGTCTAATGTCTTCAGGTCTTCAATCAAGAAATCGTTACTTGGTTCCCCTGTTGTTGGCATGCAGCATTGTCCTGAGTAACAGAATGTCCCCGGCCACTACAATAAGCAGATTAATTTGATGTTATTGTTAGTGTTTTTCACATTGTTTAATGCTCAAAATCTTTAAAAGAAGGGAATGATATCATGATACCACGAGAGTCAAGTAGAGGAGATCGACGGCTGCATCCgacgctgctgctgctgctgctgttgtcaCCGGGAAATATAAGCAGAGAATGCTGATGAATAATACAAGCAGAGGGATAGCTTTTGATCTTGATCTTGCTGccattatttgtttgattgaagGTTTAAGTGGGGAGGATGGCTTTGGATGAGATGAAGATGCATGCCTTCTTATAGTGACTCACAGTGGGGTCTGGTTGTGCTTTGTTGCTCTGTTTTTCAACGTCATGTATAGTTCATCACATTTTTATAGCTTTCATGTTTGTCTTGTTTATTGGTGAAATAAACATTATGAGCCCTGGATTGAAAGCCCTATTGATTACTTGTAGGGAAAAACTTGGAGATGAATAAGATCAAGGAGGTTTTGTTTCAAGCTTGGTTTGTGAATGTTAGGACTGAATTATGAGATGAATGTTATGGACTGCTTGACCTGAgttgaaaattgaaagaaaagattAAGAGCCTGGTTTGAAGTTAAAATGGAAAATGTTTCAAGGGAAAAACTTTGCACCAAACGGGCGCGGCCCGGATGGTTTCAAACTTGGTTTTGTTCATAGAGAGAGGACGGGGTTTGGTAGGATATGATCTTTCtcaaacaattaataataataattaattaataaattcaacTTCGCATCCCAATTAtatactctatatatatatatatatattcttttatttaaaaaaaaaaaatacttggcCAGATAGTATGAGATAATAATTTTGTTGAGCCATGAGCGATGGTCATGATATTGTTGGTGGCGAGATTACATCAATTGTTCTTATGAGCcatgttttgaaaaccggaccggaccggccggtcggaccggAAAAACCGTGAACCGGCCCATAGCCCGGTCCggttttagaattaatgttgaCCGAATTTTTGAACC is a window of Dioscorea cayenensis subsp. rotundata cultivar TDr96_F1 chromosome 5, TDr96_F1_v2_PseudoChromosome.rev07_lg8_w22 25.fasta, whole genome shotgun sequence DNA encoding:
- the LOC120261121 gene encoding ribonuclease 3-like isoform X1 yields the protein MALKIKSNKAQPDPTGVTIRRHASSSHPKPSSALKPSIKQIMAARSKTISLLALFIGILCLYFPVTTTAAVAKSGAAVDLLYLTLVWPGTFCYSGQCCMPTTGEPANDFLIEDLKTLDQTGQIVQDCNSTCRFSVNKDPMPSLIPDLYSNWCNLSCPCNNGFANWNNTWCAYGQCSQLNQTDYFIAAFNMTAKANLLNAFQVNNIVPSASTSYKLRDINTALMANPGLSTHIECVTVTDGASERTLLSKINICISADGLSFINCPFDIESTCNRELFFYPFNINQLNTDCDYNYVGSSGFIKMANEKHLAM
- the LOC120261122 gene encoding ribonuclease 3-like, with the protein product MAARSRSKAIPLLVLFISILCLYFPVTTAAAAAASDAAVDLLYLTLVWPGTFCYSGQCCMPTTGEPSNDFLIEDLKTLDQTGQIVQDCNSTCRFSVNKDPMPSLIPDLYSNWCNLSCPCNNGFANWNNTWCAYGQCSQLNQTDYFIAAFNMTAKANLLKVFQVNNIVPSSSAVYKLKEINTALANLSLSAHVECVTKTDGASLLSKISFCISTDGLSFINCPFDVKQTCDSELWFYPFYINQLNTECDYDYVGSGDLIKMPTEKHLTM
- the LOC120261121 gene encoding ribonuclease 3-like isoform X2; amino-acid sequence: MKQTMAAKSRSKTISLLALFIGILCLYFPVTTTAVVAESGAAVDLLYLTLVWPGTLCRTGKCCMPTKGKPAIDFLIEDLKTMDQYGQIIQNSKPKCSFSINQMPSLIPDLYSNWCNLSCPCNNGFANWNNTWCAYGQCSQLNQTDYFIAAFNMTAKANLLNAFQVNNIVPSASTSYKLRDINTALMANPGLSTHIECVTVTDGASERTLLSKINICISADGLSFINCPFDIESTCNRELFFYPFNINQLNTDCDYNYVGSSGFIKMANEKHLAM